A portion of the Rhodococcus pseudokoreensis genome contains these proteins:
- a CDS encoding TetR/AcrR family transcriptional regulator produces MTREPKQDRSRVTRGHLLEVTIDCLAELGWGATTVSLVAQRAGVSRGATQHHFPTREDLITAALEVMFDARMEQARREATDLPTGEGRTEAVVSRLVDYYTGTLFKAALQVWTAAAADPELRARIVPLEERFGRVAHRTAVEHFGFDDADPVAHRLVQATLDLARGLGLADVLTDDSKRRAEIVRQWAAQLDAALPRCGESAEPRCGESAEPRCLDVAVLD; encoded by the coding sequence ATGACCCGCGAACCGAAGCAGGACCGTAGCCGGGTCACCCGCGGGCATCTTCTCGAGGTCACCATCGACTGCCTCGCCGAACTGGGCTGGGGTGCGACGACGGTGAGCCTCGTCGCCCAGCGCGCAGGCGTGTCCCGCGGCGCGACCCAGCACCATTTCCCCACCCGCGAAGACCTCATCACCGCGGCGCTCGAGGTCATGTTCGACGCCCGGATGGAGCAGGCCCGGCGCGAGGCCACCGACCTGCCGACCGGGGAGGGACGCACCGAGGCGGTGGTGTCGCGGCTCGTCGACTACTACACCGGCACCCTGTTCAAGGCGGCGCTGCAGGTGTGGACGGCGGCCGCCGCCGACCCCGAACTGCGAGCCCGGATCGTGCCGCTCGAGGAACGGTTCGGGCGGGTCGCGCACCGCACGGCCGTCGAGCACTTCGGGTTCGACGACGCCGATCCGGTGGCGCACCGGCTCGTCCAGGCCACCCTCGATCTCGCCCGCGGACTGGGCCTGGCCGACGTGCTCACGGACGACTCCAAGAGGCGCGCGGAGATCGTGCGGCAGTGGGCTGCGCAGTTGGATGCGGCACTACCGCGGTGCGGTGAATCGGCAGAGCCGCGGTGCGGTGAATCGGCAGAGCCGAGGTGCCTCGACGTGGCCGTTCTCGACTGA
- a CDS encoding DUF3558 domain-containing protein, whose translation MGRKWGALVLITVAAGLAGCGGDGDDSGTAPAAQNLPQVTDPGPFFGQCGSVTDDEVAKAFGMPPFTGVTRNSVGCEWETAGIGGPSVTFSWYRGSPIGRERAGSELIGRPATDIDVQGHPGFIASSEGILCELGVEFGGDFVHWSVMYADAQPAADPCKVARDLAELSVSRAK comes from the coding sequence ATGGGCCGGAAATGGGGAGCGCTCGTCCTGATCACCGTCGCGGCCGGTCTGGCCGGCTGTGGGGGAGACGGCGACGATTCCGGTACCGCACCCGCCGCGCAGAACCTCCCGCAGGTGACCGATCCGGGCCCGTTCTTCGGTCAGTGCGGCTCGGTCACCGACGACGAGGTGGCGAAGGCGTTCGGGATGCCGCCCTTCACCGGGGTGACGCGTAATTCCGTCGGCTGCGAGTGGGAAACCGCGGGAATAGGCGGTCCCAGCGTCACGTTCTCGTGGTACCGCGGCAGTCCGATCGGCCGCGAGCGGGCGGGGTCGGAGCTGATCGGCAGGCCGGCCACCGACATCGACGTCCAGGGGCATCCCGGCTTCATCGCGTCGTCCGAAGGAATTCTGTGTGAACTCGGTGTGGAGTTCGGCGGCGACTTCGTGCACTGGTCGGTGATGTATGCGGACGCGCAACCCGCGGCCGATCCGTGCAAGGTGGCGCGCGACCTCGCCGAACTCAGCGTGTCGAGGGCCAAGTGA
- a CDS encoding YciI family protein, translating to MEYVVFYTTDPSAAARIPEVYPRHREYLDAFAAEGGILGIGPFDDPARNGSMAVFTSRDRAEQFIARDPFVLEGIAHPSDIREWDALNYR from the coding sequence ATGGAGTACGTGGTGTTCTACACAACCGATCCGTCCGCCGCCGCCCGGATCCCGGAGGTCTATCCACGGCACCGGGAGTACCTGGACGCGTTCGCCGCGGAGGGCGGGATCCTCGGCATCGGACCGTTCGACGACCCGGCGAGAAACGGGTCGATGGCGGTGTTCACCAGCCGCGACCGGGCGGAGCAGTTCATCGCACGGGACCCGTTCGTCCTCGAAGGGATCGCCCATCCCAGCGACATCCGGGAATGGGACGCGCTGAACTACCGCTGA
- a CDS encoding Asp23/Gls24 family envelope stress response protein, producing the protein MTGPLPPDTHAEDISERIVAAVLATPGVAAMHGGAFGEVATYLPGRRVTGVTVGPTSCAVHLAARYPANVVDTAERVRAAVESLVDVPVDVIIEDLLTETGQAQ; encoded by the coding sequence GTGACCGGACCGCTCCCACCGGACACCCACGCGGAGGACATCTCCGAACGCATCGTCGCCGCCGTCCTCGCGACCCCCGGAGTAGCAGCGATGCACGGCGGCGCGTTCGGCGAAGTCGCGACGTACCTACCCGGACGCCGGGTGACAGGGGTGACCGTGGGCCCCACGTCCTGTGCCGTCCACCTCGCGGCCCGCTACCCCGCCAACGTCGTCGACACCGCCGAAAGAGTGCGGGCCGCAGTGGAATCGCTGGTGGACGTCCCCGTCGACGTGATCATCGAAGATCTCCTGACAGAGACAGGACAAGCTCAATGA
- a CDS encoding enoyl-CoA hydratase family protein yields MSNGQHMTDVEADRYVRYEVDRGFATLTLDSPHNRNAISGRLVDELLQGLRDAAADNDVRGVVLTHTGGTFCAGADLSETSGDVGSRTRQMAELLRAIVELPKPVIARIDGHVRAGGMGLVGACDLAVAGPRSTFALTEVRLGLAASIISLTVLPRIDSRAASRYLLTGEKFGAHEAEAIGLISESAEDPADTVAELLDQLRQASPQGLAESKTLTTRGVLADFDRYTDELTAQSARLFESEEAREGMMAFLQKRPPRWASGPVRG; encoded by the coding sequence ATGTCGAACGGACAGCACATGACCGACGTGGAAGCCGACCGGTACGTCCGGTACGAGGTGGATCGAGGGTTCGCCACCCTCACCCTCGATTCGCCCCACAACAGGAACGCGATCTCCGGCAGGCTCGTGGACGAACTGCTGCAGGGATTGCGGGACGCCGCCGCGGACAACGACGTCCGCGGCGTCGTCCTCACCCATACCGGCGGCACGTTCTGCGCCGGGGCGGATCTGAGCGAGACGTCCGGCGACGTCGGCTCGCGCACCCGGCAGATGGCCGAACTGCTGCGCGCCATCGTCGAGTTGCCGAAACCGGTGATCGCCCGGATCGACGGTCACGTCCGGGCCGGGGGCATGGGGCTGGTCGGGGCGTGCGACCTCGCCGTCGCCGGGCCGCGCAGCACGTTCGCGCTCACCGAGGTCCGGCTCGGGCTCGCCGCGTCGATCATCTCGTTGACCGTGCTGCCCCGCATCGATTCGCGCGCCGCGAGCCGCTACCTGCTCACGGGCGAGAAGTTCGGCGCCCACGAGGCGGAGGCGATCGGGCTGATCAGTGAGTCCGCCGAGGACCCCGCGGACACCGTCGCGGAATTGCTGGACCAGTTGCGGCAGGCGTCGCCGCAGGGTCTGGCCGAATCGAAGACGCTGACGACCCGCGGTGTGCTCGCCGACTTCGACCGCTACACCGACGAGCTGACCGCCCAGTCGGCGAGGCTGTTCGAATCCGAGGAGGCGCGGGAAGGCATGATGGCGTTTCTGCAGAAGCGGCCGCCGAGATGGGCCTCCGGCCCTGTGCGTGGTTGA
- a CDS encoding twin-arginine translocation pathway signal, with protein MSTDASPKSRRLLLILGALTVVTAVLAGVLYFTLYRPDQRVDDTVRAAVTDTASQGAIALLSYGPDTVENDVGAAKERLTGEFLDYYTQFTTDVVVPAAKESQVATQATVAASGPVEVAADTATVLLFVNQSTTSAAKPEPAVTATSITVELTKSGDEWLISGFDPVQPHG; from the coding sequence GTGAGTACCGACGCATCGCCGAAGTCGCGCAGACTCCTCCTGATCCTCGGTGCGCTCACCGTCGTCACGGCCGTGCTGGCCGGGGTTCTGTACTTCACGCTGTACCGGCCCGACCAGCGCGTCGACGACACCGTCCGCGCCGCCGTCACCGACACCGCTTCGCAGGGCGCGATCGCCCTGCTGTCGTACGGGCCGGACACCGTGGAGAACGATGTCGGCGCCGCGAAGGAACGCCTGACGGGGGAGTTCCTCGACTATTACACCCAGTTCACGACGGACGTCGTCGTCCCCGCGGCGAAGGAGAGCCAGGTTGCCACGCAGGCGACGGTGGCCGCGTCCGGTCCGGTCGAGGTGGCGGCCGACACGGCAACCGTGCTGCTGTTCGTCAACCAGAGCACCACCAGTGCCGCGAAACCGGAACCGGCGGTGACGGCGACGAGCATCACCGTCGAGCTGACCAAGTCCGGTGACGAGTGGCTGATCTCCGGCTTCGATCCCGTCCAGCCGCACGGGTAG
- the fusA gene encoding elongation factor G: MAQEVLTDLNKVRNIGIMAHIDAGKTTTTERILFYTGVNYKIGETHDGASTTDWMEQEKERGITITSAAVTCFWNNNQINIIDTPGHVDFTVEVERSLRVLDGAVAVFDGKEGVEPQSEQVWRQAAKYDVPRICFVNKMDKMGADFYFTVQTIIDRLGAKPLVLQLPIGAEDDFDGVVDLVEMKAVTWRGTVAIGAEPTIEEIPADLADKAAEYREKLLETVAESDEKLMEKYFAGEELSVEEIKGAIRKMTVNSELYPVLCGSAFKNKGVQPMLDAVIDYLPNPLDIGEVQGHALGNEEEILTRKPSKEEPFSALAFKIASHPFFGKLTFVRVYSGRIDPGAQVMNATKGKKERIGKLFQMHANKENPVDEAVAGHIYAMIGLKDTTTGDTLCAQDAPIVLESMSFPDPVIQVSIEPKTKSDQEKLGTAIQKLAEEDPTFSVELDEETGQTVIGGMGELHLDILVDRMRREFKVEANVGKPQVAYRETITKKVEKHDYTHKKQTGGSGQFAKVIIALEPFVGEDGASYEFENKVSGGRIPREYIPSVDAGAQDAMQYGVLAGYPLVNLKLSLLDGAYHDVDSSEMAFKVAGSQALKEAARKAGPVILEPLMAVEVTTPEEYMGDVIGDLNSRRGQIQAMEERSGARVVKALVPLSEMFGYIGDLRSKTQGRANFSMVFDSYAEVPANVSKEIIAKATGE, encoded by the coding sequence GTGGCACAGGAAGTGCTGACCGACCTGAACAAGGTCCGCAACATCGGCATCATGGCGCACATCGATGCCGGCAAGACCACGACCACCGAGCGCATCCTGTTCTACACCGGTGTCAACTACAAGATCGGTGAGACGCACGACGGTGCCTCGACCACGGACTGGATGGAACAGGAGAAGGAACGCGGCATCACGATCACCTCTGCCGCGGTGACCTGCTTCTGGAACAACAACCAGATCAACATCATCGACACGCCGGGCCACGTCGACTTCACCGTCGAGGTGGAGCGTTCGCTCCGCGTGCTCGACGGCGCCGTCGCAGTGTTCGACGGCAAAGAGGGCGTCGAGCCCCAGTCGGAGCAGGTGTGGCGTCAGGCCGCCAAGTACGACGTTCCGCGCATCTGTTTCGTCAACAAGATGGACAAGATGGGCGCGGACTTCTACTTCACGGTCCAGACCATCATCGACCGCCTCGGCGCGAAGCCGCTCGTCCTGCAGCTGCCGATCGGCGCGGAGGACGACTTCGACGGTGTCGTCGACCTGGTCGAGATGAAGGCTGTCACCTGGCGTGGCACGGTCGCCATCGGCGCCGAGCCCACCATCGAGGAGATCCCGGCCGATCTCGCCGACAAGGCTGCCGAGTACCGCGAGAAGCTGCTCGAGACGGTTGCCGAGTCCGACGAGAAGCTCATGGAGAAGTACTTCGCCGGCGAGGAACTCAGCGTCGAGGAGATCAAGGGCGCCATCCGCAAGATGACGGTCAACTCCGAGCTGTACCCGGTGCTGTGTGGTTCCGCGTTCAAGAACAAGGGTGTTCAGCCCATGCTCGACGCGGTCATCGACTACCTGCCGAACCCGCTGGACATCGGCGAGGTCCAGGGTCACGCCCTCGGCAACGAGGAAGAGATCCTCACGCGTAAGCCGAGCAAGGAAGAGCCGTTCTCGGCTCTGGCCTTCAAGATCGCTTCGCACCCGTTCTTCGGCAAGCTGACGTTCGTCCGCGTGTACTCCGGCCGGATCGATCCGGGCGCCCAGGTCATGAACGCGACCAAGGGCAAGAAGGAGCGCATCGGAAAGCTCTTCCAGATGCACGCCAACAAGGAGAACCCGGTCGACGAGGCCGTGGCCGGCCACATCTACGCGATGATCGGCCTGAAGGACACCACGACCGGTGACACCCTGTGTGCACAGGACGCCCCGATCGTGCTCGAGTCCATGAGCTTCCCGGACCCGGTCATCCAGGTCTCGATCGAGCCCAAGACGAAGTCCGACCAGGAGAAGCTGGGCACCGCGATCCAGAAGCTCGCCGAAGAGGACCCGACGTTCTCCGTCGAACTCGACGAAGAGACCGGCCAGACCGTCATCGGCGGCATGGGCGAGCTCCACCTCGACATCCTCGTCGACCGTATGCGTCGCGAGTTCAAGGTCGAGGCCAACGTCGGCAAGCCGCAGGTCGCCTACCGCGAGACCATCACCAAGAAGGTCGAAAAGCACGACTACACCCACAAGAAGCAGACGGGTGGATCGGGCCAGTTCGCAAAGGTGATCATCGCGCTGGAGCCGTTCGTCGGCGAAGACGGTGCCTCCTACGAGTTCGAGAACAAGGTCTCCGGTGGCCGCATCCCTCGCGAGTACATCCCCTCCGTGGATGCAGGCGCGCAGGACGCGATGCAGTACGGCGTTCTCGCCGGCTACCCGCTGGTGAACCTGAAGCTGTCGCTGCTCGACGGTGCGTACCACGACGTCGACTCGTCGGAAATGGCCTTCAAGGTCGCCGGTTCGCAGGCGCTGAAGGAAGCCGCCCGCAAGGCCGGCCCGGTCATTCTCGAGCCGCTCATGGCTGTCGAGGTCACCACACCCGAGGAGTACATGGGTGACGTGATCGGCGACCTGAACTCCCGCCGTGGCCAGATCCAGGCCATGGAGGAACGCAGTGGTGCCCGTGTCGTGAAGGCGCTGGTTCCGCTCTCGGAGATGTTTGGTTACATCGGTGATCTGCGGTCGAAGACCCAGGGCCGGGCGAACTTCTCCATGGTGTTCGATTCCTACGCAGAGGTTCCCGCGAACGTCTCGAAGGAAATCATCGCCAAGGCGACCGGCGAGTAA
- the rpsG gene encoding 30S ribosomal protein S7 produces MPRKGPAPKRPLINDPVYGSPLVTQLVNKILLDGKKSTAERIVYEALEQAREKTGTDPVVTLKRALDNVKPALEVRSRRVGGATYQVPVEVRPGRSTTLALRWLVTFSRQRREKTMVERLANELLDASNGLGAAVKRREDTHKMAEANKAFAHYRW; encoded by the coding sequence ATGCCACGTAAGGGCCCCGCTCCGAAGCGTCCGCTCATCAACGACCCGGTCTACGGTTCGCCCCTGGTGACGCAGCTCGTCAACAAGATTCTCCTGGACGGCAAGAAGTCCACCGCCGAGCGCATCGTGTACGAAGCGCTCGAGCAGGCGCGTGAGAAGACCGGCACCGACCCGGTCGTCACCCTCAAGCGCGCACTGGACAACGTCAAGCCCGCCCTCGAGGTTCGCAGCCGCCGTGTCGGTGGCGCCACCTACCAGGTGCCGGTCGAGGTCCGTCCGGGCCGCTCCACCACCCTCGCGCTCCGCTGGCTGGTGACCTTCTCCCGGCAGCGTCGTGAGAAGACGATGGTCGAGCGTCTCGCCAACGAGCTCCTCGATGCCAGCAACGGCCTGGGTGCCGCTGTGAAGCGTCGCGAGGACACTCACAAGATGGCCGAAGCCAACAAGGCATTCGCCCACTACCGCTGGTGA
- a CDS encoding DUF6286 domain-containing Asp23/Gls24 family envelope stress response protein → MAEPSTAPPAGPRDDAALDDTAQRGELVIKERAVVKIAVAAALQVPGVVKQSGGLSRLTGRELPRADVSTGADAVAINLYIAVQWPCRLDLLNRRLRAQVHRQVAQMTGMPVIELNIVVVGTESAGPEDSAADSLYSEQGDPTAPPAPVAPIRPRTPRATPAAVPAAIIVAVGALGLAVVAARELLIMRGTFANAPWIRNTAQWLGRLHWSDWIVPVAAGAIVLGVVFIIAALKPRPRTHLPLAVGDTPIVWLRPTDLARNSSSHANTVPGVLSAHTTVDRKHVTVRVVRTESTPTADVAISVREAVEPTLSLLGTSPELRVQVKP, encoded by the coding sequence GTGGCTGAACCGTCCACCGCACCCCCCGCCGGCCCCCGGGACGACGCGGCGCTCGACGACACCGCCCAGCGCGGCGAGTTGGTCATCAAGGAGCGCGCCGTCGTGAAGATCGCCGTCGCCGCAGCGCTTCAGGTGCCCGGCGTCGTCAAGCAGTCCGGCGGACTCTCCCGGCTGACGGGCCGCGAACTCCCCCGCGCCGACGTCTCGACGGGAGCGGACGCCGTCGCGATCAACCTGTACATCGCGGTGCAGTGGCCGTGCCGACTCGATCTCCTCAACCGAAGGCTCCGCGCGCAGGTGCACCGCCAGGTCGCACAGATGACCGGCATGCCGGTCATCGAACTCAACATCGTGGTCGTCGGAACCGAATCCGCGGGGCCCGAGGACAGCGCGGCCGACAGTCTCTACTCCGAACAGGGCGACCCCACCGCGCCGCCCGCCCCGGTGGCACCGATCCGGCCCCGCACACCGCGCGCGACACCCGCCGCCGTGCCCGCCGCGATCATCGTCGCCGTCGGCGCCCTCGGTCTCGCGGTCGTCGCCGCACGTGAACTACTGATCATGCGCGGCACGTTCGCCAACGCGCCGTGGATCCGCAACACCGCGCAATGGCTGGGCCGACTGCACTGGTCCGACTGGATCGTCCCCGTCGCCGCCGGCGCGATCGTGCTGGGAGTCGTGTTCATCATCGCCGCCCTCAAACCGCGGCCGCGCACCCATCTGCCCCTCGCGGTGGGCGACACCCCGATCGTCTGGCTACGCCCCACCGACCTCGCCCGCAATTCCAGCAGTCACGCCAACACCGTCCCCGGGGTGCTGTCGGCGCACACGACAGTCGACCGCAAGCACGTCACCGTCCGCGTGGTGCGCACCGAGTCGACACCCACCGCAGACGTGGCCATCTCCGTCCGCGAGGCCGTGGAACCGACGCTGTCGCTGCTCGGCACATCCCCCGAACTCCGAGTGCAGGTGAAGCCGTGA
- a CDS encoding DUF3558 domain-containing protein has product MGGRTWRAVRVLTAATAVGLIAGCGSTIEGSPTVEGASSSGDTEQFTALLEECNAVADEQIAQTVGADAIQRGFFGAICRWDAVGANGPVKVTFNWFETGSLDTEKSTAEKLGYTVEASTIQGRRAVVMRPPGDPGACGVTVGSPSSGVVGWWVQFQTGAADPCQAASTLADLTLNLSS; this is encoded by the coding sequence ATGGGCGGGCGGACGTGGCGCGCTGTGCGGGTGCTGACCGCGGCCACCGCGGTCGGGCTGATCGCGGGGTGCGGGTCGACGATCGAGGGCTCACCGACGGTGGAGGGCGCTTCCTCGTCGGGGGACACCGAACAGTTCACGGCCCTGCTCGAGGAGTGCAACGCGGTCGCCGACGAACAGATCGCGCAGACCGTCGGCGCCGACGCCATCCAACGGGGCTTCTTCGGCGCGATCTGCCGCTGGGACGCCGTCGGCGCCAACGGTCCCGTGAAGGTGACGTTCAACTGGTTCGAGACGGGCTCCCTCGACACGGAGAAGTCGACCGCGGAGAAGCTCGGCTACACGGTGGAAGCCTCCACCATCCAGGGGCGCAGGGCCGTCGTGATGCGTCCGCCCGGCGACCCGGGGGCGTGCGGAGTGACGGTCGGGTCGCCCTCTTCGGGGGTCGTCGGCTGGTGGGTACAGTTCCAGACGGGGGCGGCAGACCCGTGCCAGGCGGCATCGACGCTTGCGGATCTGACGCTCAATCTGAGTAGTTGA
- a CDS encoding acyl-CoA dehydrogenase family protein: MSFIETEEQKELRASVSRLGERFNYVDYVLPRARRGEPLTELWNEAGKLGFLGVNLPEEYGGGGAGIYELALVQEELAAHGAGLLLVVVSPAICGTIIGKYGTADQKQKWLPGLADGSKIMAFGITEADAGSNSHQISTTARRDGEDWLLSGNKIYISGVDQADAVLIVARTEDSKTGKLKPALFIVPTDAENFVKTPMEMDIVEPDHQFMLFLDDVRLPADALVGEADAALMQLFAGLNPERILGASMAIGMGRYALDAAVRFAKERTVWKEPIGAHQGISHPLAQIKIELELAKLMMQKAAVLYDSGDDFGAAEAANMAKYAAAEASIKALDQAVQTHGGAGLTKEYGLAAMLGAARIARVAPVSREMILNFVSQHSLGLPKSY; encoded by the coding sequence ATGAGCTTCATCGAGACAGAAGAACAGAAGGAACTCCGCGCCTCCGTGTCGAGGCTCGGGGAGCGCTTCAACTACGTCGACTACGTGCTGCCGCGGGCGCGGCGCGGCGAACCGCTCACCGAATTGTGGAACGAGGCGGGCAAACTCGGCTTCCTCGGCGTCAACCTCCCCGAGGAATACGGGGGCGGCGGCGCGGGCATCTACGAACTGGCGCTCGTCCAGGAGGAACTCGCCGCCCACGGCGCCGGACTTCTGCTGGTTGTCGTCTCGCCCGCCATCTGCGGCACGATCATCGGCAAGTACGGCACGGCGGACCAGAAGCAGAAATGGCTTCCCGGTCTCGCCGACGGCTCGAAGATCATGGCGTTCGGCATCACGGAGGCCGACGCGGGGTCCAACTCGCATCAGATCTCGACCACCGCGAGGCGAGACGGTGAGGACTGGCTGCTGTCGGGGAACAAGATTTACATCTCCGGTGTCGACCAGGCGGACGCCGTGCTGATCGTCGCGCGCACCGAGGACTCGAAGACCGGCAAGCTGAAGCCCGCGCTGTTCATCGTCCCCACCGACGCCGAGAATTTCGTGAAGACGCCGATGGAGATGGACATCGTCGAGCCCGACCACCAGTTCATGCTGTTCCTCGACGACGTCAGGCTGCCCGCCGACGCGCTCGTCGGGGAGGCCGACGCGGCCCTGATGCAGCTGTTCGCCGGTCTCAACCCCGAACGGATCCTCGGCGCGTCGATGGCGATCGGCATGGGCCGCTACGCGCTGGACGCCGCGGTCCGGTTCGCGAAGGAGCGCACGGTGTGGAAGGAGCCGATCGGCGCGCATCAGGGCATCTCGCATCCGCTGGCGCAGATCAAGATCGAACTCGAACTGGCCAAGCTGATGATGCAGAAGGCCGCGGTCCTCTACGACAGCGGCGACGACTTCGGCGCGGCGGAGGCCGCGAACATGGCCAAGTACGCCGCCGCCGAGGCCAGCATCAAGGCGCTCGACCAGGCCGTCCAGACGCACGGCGGCGCCGGCCTGACCAAGGAATACGGTCTCGCGGCGATGCTCGGTGCGGCGCGTATCGCCCGTGTCGCCCCGGTGAGCCGGGAAATGATCCTGAACTTCGTCTCCCAGCACTCGCTGGGGTTGCCGAAGTCGTACTGA
- a CDS encoding Asp23/Gls24 family envelope stress response protein, which translates to MTSDSGARSRVQFGAGATPELVSSEGRTIIADAVVAKIAGIATREINGVYDVGGGTARAVGALRDRIPGARVNHAQGVAVEVGEKQAAIDIGIVAEYGVALHELAVGIRRNVIAAVERMTGLEVTEVNITVFDVMLFDESEAASELDGKPRVQ; encoded by the coding sequence ATGACCAGCGATTCAGGCGCACGCAGCCGCGTGCAGTTCGGTGCCGGGGCGACTCCGGAACTCGTCAGTTCCGAGGGACGGACCATCATCGCGGACGCCGTCGTCGCCAAGATCGCCGGCATCGCCACCCGTGAGATCAACGGCGTCTACGACGTGGGCGGCGGCACCGCGCGCGCCGTCGGCGCCCTCCGGGACCGGATCCCCGGCGCCCGCGTCAACCACGCCCAGGGCGTCGCCGTCGAAGTCGGGGAGAAACAGGCCGCCATCGACATCGGCATCGTCGCCGAATACGGCGTCGCACTGCACGAACTCGCGGTCGGCATCCGGCGCAACGTCATCGCGGCCGTCGAACGCATGACCGGACTCGAAGTGACCGAAGTGAACATCACCGTCTTCGACGTCATGCTGTTCGACGAATCCGAGGCCGCGTCCGAGCTCGACGGCAAACCGAGGGTGCAGTGA
- the tuf gene encoding elongation factor Tu yields the protein MAKAKFERTKPHVNIGTIGHVDHGKTTLTAAITKVLHDAYPDLNEASAFDEIDKAPEEKARGITINISHVEYQTEKRHYAHVDAPGHADYIKNMITGAAQMDGAILVVAATDGPMPQTREHVLLARQVGVPYILVALNKADMVDDDEIIELVEMEVRELLAAQEFDEDAPVVKVSALKALEGDPEWTKNILELMAAVDESIPDPVRETEKPFLMPVEDVFTITGRGTVVTGRIERGVINVNEEVEIVGIKETSTKTTVTGIEMFRKLLDSGQAGDNVGLLVRGIKREDVERGQVVVKPGTTTPHTEFEGQAYILSKDEGGRHTPFFNNYRPQFYFRTTDVTGVVTLPEGTEMVMPGDNTEMSVKLIQPVAMDEGLRFAIREGGRTVGAGKVTKINK from the coding sequence GTGGCGAAGGCGAAGTTCGAGCGGACGAAGCCGCACGTGAACATCGGCACCATCGGTCACGTCGACCACGGCAAGACCACGCTGACCGCGGCCATCACCAAGGTTCTGCATGACGCGTACCCGGATCTCAACGAGGCCTCGGCCTTCGACGAGATCGACAAGGCTCCTGAGGAGAAGGCTCGCGGTATCACGATCAACATCTCGCATGTTGAGTACCAGACCGAGAAGCGCCACTACGCGCACGTCGATGCTCCCGGTCACGCCGACTACATCAAGAACATGATCACCGGTGCGGCGCAGATGGACGGCGCCATCCTCGTGGTCGCGGCCACCGACGGCCCGATGCCCCAGACGCGTGAGCACGTGCTGCTCGCCCGCCAGGTCGGCGTGCCGTACATCCTCGTCGCCCTGAACAAGGCCGACATGGTGGACGACGACGAGATCATCGAGCTCGTCGAGATGGAGGTCCGTGAGCTCCTCGCTGCGCAGGAGTTCGACGAGGACGCTCCGGTTGTCAAGGTCTCCGCACTCAAGGCGCTCGAGGGCGACCCGGAGTGGACCAAGAACATCCTCGAGCTCATGGCTGCGGTCGACGAGTCCATCCCGGACCCGGTTCGCGAGACCGAGAAGCCCTTCCTCATGCCCGTCGAGGACGTCTTCACGATCACCGGTCGTGGCACCGTCGTCACCGGTCGTATCGAGCGTGGCGTCATCAACGTGAACGAGGAGGTGGAGATCGTCGGCATCAAGGAGACCTCCACCAAGACCACGGTCACGGGTATCGAGATGTTCCGCAAGCTCCTCGACTCGGGCCAGGCCGGTGACAACGTCGGTCTGCTCGTGCGTGGTATCAAGCGCGAAGATGTCGAGCGTGGACAGGTTGTCGTCAAGCCCGGCACCACCACCCCGCACACCGAGTTCGAGGGCCAGGCGTACATCCTGTCCAAGGACGAGGGCGGCCGCCACACGCCGTTCTTCAACAACTACCGTCCGCAGTTCTACTTCCGTACCACGGACGTGACGGGCGTTGTGACGCTGCCCGAGGGCACCGAGATGGTTATGCCCGGTGACAACACCGAGATGTCCGTCAAGCTGATCCAGCCCGTCGCCATGGACGAGGGCCTGCGCTTCGCGATCCGCGAAGGCGGCCGTACGGTCGGCGCCGGCAAGGTCACGAAGATCAACAAGTGA
- the rpsL gene encoding 30S ribosomal protein S12, which produces MPTINQLVRKGRRDKTAKVKTAALKGSPQRRGVCTRVYTTTPKKPNSALRKVARVRLTSSVEVTAYIPGEGHNLQEHSMVLVRGGRVKDLPGVRYKIIRGSLDTQGVKGRKQARSRYGAKKEKS; this is translated from the coding sequence ATGCCAACCATCAACCAGCTGGTCCGCAAGGGCCGCCGCGACAAGACCGCGAAGGTCAAGACGGCAGCCCTCAAGGGCAGCCCGCAGCGTCGTGGCGTGTGCACCCGCGTGTACACCACCACCCCGAAGAAGCCGAACTCGGCGCTCCGTAAGGTCGCGCGTGTGCGCTTGACCAGCTCCGTCGAGGTCACCGCTTACATCCCGGGCGAGGGCCACAACCTGCAGGAGCACTCGATGGTGCTCGTCCGCGGTGGTCGTGTGAAGGACCTCCCCGGTGTGCGCTACAAGATCATCCGCGGCTCCCTCGACACCCAGGGTGTCAAGGGCCGCAAGCAGGCCCGCAGCCGCTACGGCGCCAAGAAGGAGAAGAGCTAA